Sequence from the Seonamhaeicola sp. ML3 genome:
AAAAACCTACATTTTAGGTGTTTAGTAAAAAACTTAGATGTATTTAAAATATTCACTTACACACATATCTCATTTAACAACCACAAATAGTCTTCTCTACATTTCACGAAATCTTTATCTGAAATATCAATGATTTTCACATTAAAATCTGGTTGAGATTTCAAAAAACTTAAATAACCACTATTTATTTTTTCTAGATAGGAATCCTCTATATCCTGCTCAAAGTCTCTACCTCTATTTTTTATATTTTCTTGTAAGCGCACAGTATTTTGATAAAGATATATGTACAGTTCGGGTTTCGAAATATCCTTATACATTAAATGGAACAACTTGCGGTAAAGCTTGAACTCATCTTCTTGTAAGGTTATTTTAGAGAAGATAAGCGACTTAAAAACATCATAATCGCTAATTATAAAATCCTTAAATAAATCCAATTGGGATAAATCATCTGAAATCTGCTGATACCTATCAGCTAAAAAAGACATTTCTAACGGGAAAGCATATCTAGAGGCATCTTTATAAAACTTTGGTAAAAATGGGTTGTCGGCAAAACGTTCTAAAATAAGTTTAGCATTAAAATCTTGAGAAATCATGGTAGCTAAACTCGTTTTCCCTGCACCTATATTTCCTTCTATTGCAATGTAATTGTACCTTGAGAAATTAAAAGACTTTCGCGGGTTTTTCAACCAAATTTTTATGGGCTCTAAAACCGATTTATCTTCAGACTCATCCAATAACTCAGATACCGTCTTACCTATCTTTGGATGTTTTATGTTTGCCCCTATATCGTTAAGTGGCAGTAAAACAAATCTTCTTTTTTCTATTTCAGGGTGAGGTACTTTTAGTGTTTTGGTATTAATTATTTCATTTCCAGCAAAAAGGACATCCAAATCGATTGTTCGTGCTTCATACCCTGTACCTTCACTCCTGGAACGCCCAAGGTCCTTTTCAATTTTCAATAAAGTTTTTAAAACTTCTTGAGGCTTCAAGTAACTATCTAAAACCAAACAAGCGTTTAAAAAATCATCACCCTCAAAACCAAAGGCAGGGGATTTATAAACTTTCGAAATCAGCTTAATGTTTCCAACTTCGGCATATATGGCATTTACCGCTAACTGTAAGTTCTGGATCTTGTCCCCCTTGTTGCTACCCAACGCAATGTAAAAAGTAGTTGCTTGCACCATAGAACAGCCAAAATAAGAAAAAGTAAATGGTTTCCTTTATATTTACAAAAGGTATTTATTCACAATTACATGACTTTAAAAGACAAACTAGCTGCCCAAAGAATCTATATGCTTCTTGGGGCACTTTTCATTACATCTTTGGTGGTTTCGAACCTTATCTTCCAAAAATTTTTTTATTGGTATCCTCTAGACATCGAAATTTTTGGTAGTAAATTATTTGAAATATCTGTTGGTATTCTCCCTTACCCCATCACCTTTTTAATCACTGATTTAATCAGTGAAATATATGGTAAGAAACGGGCAAACCAAGTTGTAGTAACTGGTATTTTCGCATCTTTTTTTTCACTTTTAATTGTTTTTTCATCTAGCTTAGTTCCCGCTACATCATGGTCACCCGTTAATAACGAAATGTTTACTACGGTTTTTGGCAATACAATATTAGCGGTTTTTGCTAGTATGATGGCTTATCTCTTTGCTCAGTTTGTGGATATCCAGATATATCATTTTTGGAAAAGCCTCACCAAGGGTAAGCACTTATGGTTACGCAATAACTTTTCCACTTGGTTTTCGCAATTTGTAGACACATTTACTGTAGTTGGACTTTTGTGCTTATTCAATATAATTACTTGGGATAAATTTTTAGGCCTTTTAATGAGCGGCTTCTTATTTAAGGTTTTAGTCGCTGCTTGCGACACACCTTTTCTATACCTAGGTGTTTATCTTTTCAGAAAACGTTTCAAACTCAAAATCAACGAAGAGATAGATTTGCTTTAATATGGTTTACTTGTGATTATTTCTCAAGTAACTTTGAACCAAACGGTTTTGTCTGCCGTATATTTATTTAAAATGCATTCTTTATGAAACGAATTTTTAAAATAGTGGGAATTTCGATTCTTTCTATAGTCATTCTTCTTATTGCAATCCCTTTTGCTTTTCAGTCTCAAATATCAGAAATCGTTAAACGTTACATTAACAAAAACCTAAATGCAAAAGTAGAGTTTAGTGACATTAGTTTAAGTTTCATTAATAACTTCCCGCAAGCTAGTGTAAAGGTTTCAGATTTAACAATTACCAATTTTGAACCATTTAAAGACGAAATATTAGCAACCGCTAAAAATATTTCGTTAACCATGCCCATTAAAGAACTTTTTAAAAATGCAGATGAAGACCCCATAATAATAAACGCCTTTAAAATTGATGATGCGCTACTAACTTTAAAAACCGATAAATTCGGAAATACGAATTACGACATTGTAAAAACAGATAGCACTAACGCAACAACTGCTCAAAAAAACACTGGTTTTTCATTTAGCATAGAAGACTATAGCATTAACAATAGTGTCTTAACCTATTTAGACGAATCTTCGAATATGCTAATCTATCTTTCTGAATTAAATCATAGTGGTCATGGTACTTTCTCTGCCGAAACCTCTGAAATGAATACCGAAAGCAAGGCCAATCTTAGTTTCTCTATGGATAACGTCAACTATTTAGAGAATAATACGCTGACTTTAGATGCGGTTATTGGCTTAGATTTAGAGAAAAGCCTATACACTTTTAAAGACAATATTGGTTTTATTAACAAACTACCCATAGAATTTGACGGCTCTGTCCAGCAACTGGAAGAAGGACAGCTTTTAGACATAACTTTTGTTAATCCGCAAGCATCGTTTAAAGATTTCCTTGCCATTATGCCAAAAGCATATACCGAAGATTTAGATAAAATCGAAACAACTGGAAACTTTAATGTTAATGGCACTATAAAAGGCCTGAATTCTAATGAGACCATTCCCAATTTAGATATAAATATAACCTCTAATAATGCATCATTTAAATATCCAAACCTCCCAAAACAAGTGGAGCGAATAGCTATTAATGCCTCTTTAAAAAACAACACAGGTACACCAAAAGACACCTATATCGATATTAAAACATTAAACTTTAAAATCGATGAAGATGTTTTTAAATCTTCTGCCATGTTAAAAGATGTTACCGATAATATGCTGGTAAATGCTAACGTTGATGGCACTTTAAACTTAGCCAACATTACTAAAGTTTATCCTATAGCGTTTGATAAAACCCTAAGCGGTATTTTAAAAGGCAATATCAATACGGTTTTTGATATGAATGCTCTAGAAAACAATACCTACGAGCGCATTAAAACCAAAGGTGCTGTAAGTATAAATGATTTTGTTTTTTCTTCAGAAGACATTGTAAACCCCATCCATATCACTTCGGCCAATATGACCTTTAATCCTAAAGTGGTGTCCTTAAATAAATTTGAAGCCAAAACGGGCGAAAGTGATTTAAATGCCACAGGAAATATTGAAAATTTATTGGGCTTTCTGTTAAGCAATAATACGCTTAAAGGCACATTTAATGTAAAATCGAATCTGTTTAAGGTTAGTGACTTTATGACCGAAGACAAAACTATTGCCAAAGACAATAAAACGACCGGCAACGAAGAATCGTTGAGAATTCCAGAATTTTTAGATTGTACTATCCGAGCAAATGCTAAAACTGTTATTTATGACAATTTAAATTTAAAGGATGTAACCGGTACTCTAGTCATAAAAGACCAAGCAGCTAATTTTCAAGAAGTCACCTCAGCCTTGTTTGATGGCTCTCTGGCTCTTATTGGAAACGTATCAACAAAGGATAAAACACCGACTTTTGATTTAAATCTGGGTATTGCAGGTTTCGATATTGCCCAATCTTTTAACAATATGGAACTCCTTCAGAATCTTGCTCCAATAGCAAAACTTTTCCAGGGCAAGTTAAATTCTACTTTACACTTTTCTGGAAATCTAGACCATGAGTTTTCTCCAGAACTATCCTCAATATCTGGGATGGCTTTGGCAGAACTATTAACCACCAAAATCAATACCGATAATGCTGAACTATTCAAAGCCCTAGAAAGCCAATTCACTTTTATAGATTTTGATAAGTTAGATTTAAAAAACGTAAAAACGCAACTCGAATTTAAAGATGGTGCCGTAGGCACAAAACCTTTCAAACTCTATTATGAAGACATCGCTATTGATGTTTCGGGAAATCACAAGTTTGACAAAAGCTTAGATTACAAAGCCGTTTTCAATATTCCTGCTAAATATTTAGGAAGTGACATAAATCGCTTAATTGGTAAAATAAATTCTGAAGAAACCAATAATATTACAGTCCCTGTAACGGCAAATATTACTGGTCGGTATTCAGCTCCTAACATTAAAACCGACTTAAAGGCTTCTGTATCTAGCCTTACCAAACAGTTGATTGAAATTGAAAAACAAAAACTACTTAACCAAGGAAAGGATAAGGCTAAAGATGTATTGAAAGACTTCCTAAACAATAACACTAAAAGTACTGATTCAATTTTAGAAAAGAATCCCGAAGTAAAAACAGACTCTTCGATGACTATTACAGATGGCGTTAAAACAATTTTAAACGGTCTTCTGAAAAAAAATAAGAAACCTTAAAAGTGCTTTAAAACTTACTTTTTTGATTTTAAAAACAGATTAAAAGTTTTTTTTACCGTTCATCGACACTTTTTGTCGATTCGAAGACCAAAACAATCATTTTAAAGAATGCGATGTGGTGTTGTCTAATTAAATGTGCATCTTGCCGGGGAAAACCCTATTTAAGAACCAATAGCACAACTTAAAAATGAAATCTCTCAAAAATTTTATAGTTATTCTCATTACTATAAACCTATTCTCTTGTCAGCTAGGCGAGTTTGAAGATATTCCACAAGACCAAAATATAGATACTGAAGACAAAACACTTGGTGACTTTAATTTTAGCTCAATATTTAATTGGGAAAATACCCAAGACACTCAGATAGCCATCAACACAAAAGATAATGCTGGTAATGCCATAAAAAATGTTAGAGTGAGTGTTTGGAGCGACTTTGAGGAAGAAGAAGGCATCGAAATTATTAATGGTGTTACCAATGACCAAGGAGAATTTAACATCGTATACGAATTTAGTGCAGACATAACCGAAGTAGTCCTAAAAACTAACTTTATTGGTTTTGTACCAGAAATAAAAGTACCTGTTACAAACGGAAGCATAAGTCACACTTTTGGCGGAATTAAAGAAAGTCATTCTGGCAAGATTTCTAAACAAAATGCTATTTACGGCAAAATAGAAAACACCCTTAAGAGTACATTCAGCGCTAATGTCAACATTAATTATTTGGGAACCTTCGACAACAATGGTGTTCCCAATTACTTAGAACCTGAAAGAGATTATATAAGTGGTGATTTTTTAAATAGTGTCAATGCTGCACTTCCAGAGCGAAATCCAGTACCAACATATCATCCTGAATATTTAGAGACTCGAAACCAACACAACCTAATCATTACCGATGAGGCAGAAGTTTGGGTGACCTTTGTTTCTGAAGGCGCTGGATATAAGAACGTTCTTGCTTACTATACCTACGATAGAGATTTTCCGCCTCAATCACCTGAAGACATCACAGACTGTTACGTAATTTTTCCAAATACATCGTTTGCAGGTTCTGGAGGTGGTTTATATTCTGGAGACAAAGTTTCTTTAGGAACCTTCTCTGAGGGTACAGTTATTGGTTGGATGCTCATGAGAAATGGTTGGAAATCATCTAGCCAAACGCCGACTGAGGGTTTAGGGTTATTATATTCGAATTTAGAATTAAATCCGGAACCAAATATTGAGCACCGTCAACACTCTGTGCTTTTGTACGAAGAAGAAAATGATGTTTTCTTAATAGG
This genomic interval carries:
- the folK gene encoding 2-amino-4-hydroxy-6-hydroxymethyldihydropteridine diphosphokinase; translation: MVQATTFYIALGSNKGDKIQNLQLAVNAIYAEVGNIKLISKVYKSPAFGFEGDDFLNACLVLDSYLKPQEVLKTLLKIEKDLGRSRSEGTGYEARTIDLDVLFAGNEIINTKTLKVPHPEIEKRRFVLLPLNDIGANIKHPKIGKTVSELLDESEDKSVLEPIKIWLKNPRKSFNFSRYNYIAIEGNIGAGKTSLATMISQDFNAKLILERFADNPFLPKFYKDASRYAFPLEMSFLADRYQQISDDLSQLDLFKDFIISDYDVFKSLIFSKITLQEDEFKLYRKLFHLMYKDISKPELYIYLYQNTVRLQENIKNRGRDFEQDIEDSYLEKINSGYLSFLKSQPDFNVKIIDISDKDFVKCREDYLWLLNEICV
- a CDS encoding queuosine precursor transporter — translated: MTLKDKLAAQRIYMLLGALFITSLVVSNLIFQKFFYWYPLDIEIFGSKLFEISVGILPYPITFLITDLISEIYGKKRANQVVVTGIFASFFSLLIVFSSSLVPATSWSPVNNEMFTTVFGNTILAVFASMMAYLFAQFVDIQIYHFWKSLTKGKHLWLRNNFSTWFSQFVDTFTVVGLLCLFNIITWDKFLGLLMSGFLFKVLVAACDTPFLYLGVYLFRKRFKLKINEEIDLL
- a CDS encoding AsmA family protein, translated to MKRIFKIVGISILSIVILLIAIPFAFQSQISEIVKRYINKNLNAKVEFSDISLSFINNFPQASVKVSDLTITNFEPFKDEILATAKNISLTMPIKELFKNADEDPIIINAFKIDDALLTLKTDKFGNTNYDIVKTDSTNATTAQKNTGFSFSIEDYSINNSVLTYLDESSNMLIYLSELNHSGHGTFSAETSEMNTESKANLSFSMDNVNYLENNTLTLDAVIGLDLEKSLYTFKDNIGFINKLPIEFDGSVQQLEEGQLLDITFVNPQASFKDFLAIMPKAYTEDLDKIETTGNFNVNGTIKGLNSNETIPNLDINITSNNASFKYPNLPKQVERIAINASLKNNTGTPKDTYIDIKTLNFKIDEDVFKSSAMLKDVTDNMLVNANVDGTLNLANITKVYPIAFDKTLSGILKGNINTVFDMNALENNTYERIKTKGAVSINDFVFSSEDIVNPIHITSANMTFNPKVVSLNKFEAKTGESDLNATGNIENLLGFLLSNNTLKGTFNVKSNLFKVSDFMTEDKTIAKDNKTTGNEESLRIPEFLDCTIRANAKTVIYDNLNLKDVTGTLVIKDQAANFQEVTSALFDGSLALIGNVSTKDKTPTFDLNLGIAGFDIAQSFNNMELLQNLAPIAKLFQGKLNSTLHFSGNLDHEFSPELSSISGMALAELLTTKINTDNAELFKALESQFTFIDFDKLDLKNVKTQLEFKDGAVGTKPFKLYYEDIAIDVSGNHKFDKSLDYKAVFNIPAKYLGSDINRLIGKINSEETNNITVPVTANITGRYSAPNIKTDLKASVSSLTKQLIEIEKQKLLNQGKDKAKDVLKDFLNNNTKSTDSILEKNPEVKTDSSMTITDGVKTILNGLLKKNKKP
- a CDS encoding LruC domain-containing protein, with amino-acid sequence MKSLKNFIVILITINLFSCQLGEFEDIPQDQNIDTEDKTLGDFNFSSIFNWENTQDTQIAINTKDNAGNAIKNVRVSVWSDFEEEEGIEIINGVTNDQGEFNIVYEFSADITEVVLKTNFIGFVPEIKVPVTNGSISHTFGGIKESHSGKISKQNAIYGKIENTLKSTFSANVNINYLGTFDNNGVPNYLEPERDYISGDFLNSVNAALPERNPVPTYHPEYLETRNQHNLIITDEAEVWVTFVSEGAGYKNVLAYYTYDRDFPPQSPEDITDCYVIFPNTSFAGSGGGLYSGDKVSLGTFSEGTVIGWMLMRNGWKSSSQTPTEGLGLLYSNLELNPEPNIEHRQHSVLLYEEENDVFLIGFEDLIRPGGDNDFNDAIFYATANPIENVQIEDILIANPEPLDADSDNIFDSFDDYPLDATMAFNNYYPGKDLFGTLAFEDNWPSQADYDFNDLVIDYNFNSITDNNNDIVSIEGKFVVRAIGASFENGFGFTLDNIAPASIASVTGTQYTENYIQTNANGTEAGQSSATIIIFDNAWEHGYSNTRQEHGFIDTDTISVKIDFVTPISATSLDQAPFNPFIIVNKERGREIHLADHAPSDLVDTSFFGYSKDNTIPGSGTYYKTSENLPWGLNFPSKFDYPIEQANLDEGHLNFIPWALSEGQIFKNWYKNEEGYRDHSKIYQD